From Haloarcula hispanica ATCC 33960, the proteins below share one genomic window:
- the dsrO gene encoding sulfate reduction electron transfer complex DsrMKJOP subunit DsrO, translating to MTNYGLVIDQERCIGCQACAVSCKQENNVPMGQFWNRVLTEGGDKIDTPSGGYPEDGGSGSLDMEYQPTACQHCENAPCVKVCPVNATYTRDDGIVEIDYDKCIGCRYCMAACPYNARVFNWDEPEQMPEEGTGDVAARPQGVVEKCTFCSHRVDEGLDPACVVNCPADARIFGDLDDEGSTVSKYINEYETDQLLEDRGTNPKTHYLSGEMSPGRPQTSDKMESELDDVSPWSDGAEDVPSDADGSDSSDSGGSPHSIEGDAAPHVPAVGSGGDD from the coding sequence ATGACGAACTACGGCCTAGTAATCGACCAGGAGCGGTGTATCGGCTGTCAGGCATGCGCAGTGTCGTGTAAACAGGAGAACAACGTCCCGATGGGGCAGTTCTGGAACCGCGTCCTGACGGAGGGCGGCGACAAGATTGACACCCCGTCCGGTGGCTATCCCGAAGACGGCGGCAGTGGCTCGCTGGACATGGAGTACCAGCCGACGGCGTGCCAACACTGCGAAAACGCGCCCTGTGTGAAGGTCTGTCCGGTCAACGCGACGTACACCCGGGACGACGGGATCGTCGAGATCGACTACGACAAGTGCATCGGCTGTCGCTACTGCATGGCGGCCTGCCCGTACAACGCACGGGTGTTCAACTGGGACGAACCCGAGCAGATGCCCGAGGAGGGGACGGGCGACGTTGCCGCCCGTCCACAGGGCGTCGTCGAGAAGTGTACGTTCTGTAGCCACCGCGTCGACGAGGGACTCGACCCGGCCTGTGTCGTCAACTGTCCGGCCGACGCACGCATCTTCGGCGACCTCGACGACGAGGGGAGTACCGTCTCGAAGTACATCAACGAGTACGAGACGGACCAGCTCCTCGAAGACCGCGGGACGAACCCGAAGACGCACTATCTCAGCGGCGAGATGAGTCCCGGCCGGCCGCAAACGTCGGATAAAATGGAGAGCGAACTCGACGATGTTTCTCCGTGGTCCGATGGAGCCGAGGACGTGCCGTCTGACGCCGACGGAAGCGACAGTAGCGACTCGGGTGGGAGCCCCCACTCCATCGAGGGTGATGCCGCTCCACACGTCCCGGCAGTGGGGTCCGGAGGTGATGACTGA